The Pongo pygmaeus isolate AG05252 chromosome 7, NHGRI_mPonPyg2-v2.0_pri, whole genome shotgun sequence DNA segment AATCCCGTTTTGGTATCTGCTGTGGAGGATCCAAACTAATCCACCAAACCTTGCCCCTGGCTCCACAAAGACCCATGCCCTTGACCTGATCCTCAGCTTCCTACATATGACCTGCAAAGAGACACTCACCCCAGTGCTGACAACTCTAACCCCATCCATTCCATGCCTGTTAGACCAGAGCGCAGCTTCTCTGTCTTAGGGTTAACCCAACCTGACCTGGTCATAGCCTGTGCCTGGAGCCTGCCTGACCTTTAACCCTGCTGCCAAACTGGCTCTTTACCTGGGGCCATATCAGAGACTACGGCCTATTACCCTAGCCTGAGCCAGATCTTGGACCAGGGTCAGCTCCCATAACCACACTCGAAACAGATGCCCAACGCTCTCCAtccatgtgtgtgtattttagatGCTTTCCGTGTGGAGCTGGGGAGACAGGTCAGTAGGACCCCACGCCTGTGCCCGAGGGGCCCCGGTCTGGGCAAGTGGTCCCAGCCCTTCACAAGGCTGCGCACACTCCCTGTGCACTTGCggaggcttctctgaggaggagGCTGCGAAGGAGGCCTTGAACGCAAGGACATTTCCAGGCAGGCATCCCAGGCTCAGGAACCTGCCGCCCAAAGCCAGAGCGGTGATGTCACAGCATTGGCGGCTCCTAGAGCAGCCTCTTCTTTGTGTGCCCAGTGGCGCGTTCCTCATTCAGCCCTGGGAGAGGTGCTGGGGTAGTGTCACAAGTGCTCGGTCTGATTGGGCGTGCACACGGGACCCCTACATCTGGACCCCCAGGTGTGATCCGGGGCCTACGGGGGCCAGCTTGGGGGGACGCCGGGGTCAGCTTCTGGAGAAGGCCAGGCTCCCATGAGGCCTGACATAATGAACGGGGGGTGATGATGGCCTGGCTGAGAGGGCACAGCAGGTGTGGCCAGGAGACAGGTCAATACTTTTGAGCAAGGAGGATGCCCGCCAGGAGCCTCAGGATGCTGGCAAGGAAtggggtgagagatgaggatcggGGGTGCAGCTGCAGGGCTGGCCAAGGCCCGGACAGGCCACAGCGTCCTGTCCAGGCATGAGGTGGAGACCCAGGAGGGCAGCCTATGGGACCACCAACTTTGGGGTCCCCCACCAGACTCAAGAGGCCAGGTGCCATCTGGGCCAGGAGCCAGGCCCAAGGTTGGAGCACGGGGCATGCTCCAGGGAGCTGTGAGAACAACAGCCCTGATGGGGACAGATAGATGCTGGCTGTCCCTCTCCGTCGCCATCAGGGCGGTGGGTGCCTGAAGAGGGGTcgcgggggtggggggttggggcaGGCACTGGCATCCAGCACCGGGCCCAGGGAGCCCCTCCATCAGGGCGGGGACGGGCTGCTACGCGCGTGGGGTGCCCGAGTCGGACCCTGGCCCGCGGGCCCCAGCCCCGAGCCTCAGGCTCGGCGGGGTCCGGAGCAGCCCCAGCGGTCCGCGACCCTCCGGCGCTGGAAAGGGCTGTCGGCGAAGACTGGCGGGGGCCGGGCGGGGCGCGGGGCGATGCGGAGGAGGCGGGGCCCGCGGGGGCGGCCCCGGGCGCGGGCCAGCATCGCCACCTGCTGGGCGGACACGTGCGCTGCCGCGGCCACGGCCGGCTCGGGGTCGCTCTGCAGCCGCCCTAGGTCTGCGAGGAAATCGCGGCTCAGGCTGGGGAGCCCAGGAGGGCCGAGTGCCCGGGCCCCTGGCCCTTCACCCACCGCTCCCGTCCACTCCGCCCTAGCACCAGCCACCTCTCCAGGACACCATACCCTGGCAAGGTGGGGCCTCACCCTGGAACAGGGAGTCCAGCAGGTCCTGGTTGACACGGCCGGGGCTGGCATGGTGGACAAGGAAGCCTGGACCACGGCAGATGCATGAGTGTGGGCCCCACAGCCCCGTAGGGGGAGGCTGGCCCAGCTCCCAAACCCCTGGTGCCAGGGGCAGTGTGACCCCGGGCGGCCTCACCTATAAGCACGGCGGCTGCCCGGCGCAGGGGGTCCTGTGGACTCCGCAGGTAGCCCTGGGTCTGGCTCAGGAAGTTGGGCACGTGGCCCGGGTATCGCTGAACCTGGGGACAAAAGGGCTAGTGGCAGGACAGGAGGGCTGATCCTGAGTGTGGAGGAGGTCGCAGAGCTGAATCCAGGGGCCGGGGTTCCAGGGGAGCCCCCAGGGCAGGTGGCATGGTGGGAGGCCTCGGACTTGCCCCACCAGTAGCCTATCTGGTTTGGCTGCAGTAGAAACGGTTTGGGGGCCCCGGTGAACCCTGGAACAAGTGGGCTGCTGATCATACCCCCTTGCGGTCACCTTGCTTCCCCTACTGACCAGGCGGCAGCAGAGGTGGCTCAGGGCCTCTGTACTGTCATAGTGGGCCACGGTGACCATCTCCTCCAGCAGGCCCCAGCAAAAGGCCTGGTCGCAGCGGGCCAGGGTCCACTCTGAGCTCTGGGATAGGGGAAGGGAGCCGGGTAAGGGGTCCAGGAAGTAGAAAGGCAAAAGGTGGGGTTGGGAAGAGGGGGAGCAAGGGCATCGGGTGAGGGGCAGAAGAGCCCAGGGCAGGAGGCCGGATTGAATCCGCTCAAGGGAAGAGCAGTAGTAACCCGGCCGCCCATCACGCCTGCCTCCGAGGTCCTTGGGCTGGGTGAGTCCCTGACCTGTAATTGTCGGAGGGGAGGCACGGTGGGAGTGGTGAGTGTTGGATGGCATAGGGGTGGGATGGTGTGGGGGGCTGCTGACCTCAGCAGCGTCCCTGCTGGGGTCATGCAGGCGCAACAGCAGCGGCACGAGACTCTGCAGCACCAGCTTCCGCAGGGGGCCGCGGAGCCCCAGCCGGAGCCCGCCCCGGCCCCGGCGCACCAGAGTCCCGAGGAGCCCGACGGCCGAGGCACGGATTGAGTCCCGTGTCTGCGTGGGAGGGCGCAGTCAGGGCAGGCGGAGACTGAGAGGGGCTGCaagggtgggagggggcggcCAGCACGGAGCGAGGAAGCGGGGGGTCTAGGGAAGGCTGCTGAGTCAGTGTGATCTGGGGACAGGGAAAAGGGCCTGGAGCTGGACCTGGTTGGGAAGCCTGGGGAGCCCCTGCAGGGGGTAGGGCTTGAAGGGATGGGGTCTGGAAGGAAAAGTCTAGCGGGGAGGAGCTTGGCGGGACACGGCCTTGGAGGGGCGGAGCTGGGCGACAGCGGGCGGGAGGGGCGGGGGCCAGGAGGGAAGAAATCTGGGACGGAGAGACTGGGGGGACGGGGCCTGGGAGGGAGAAACTGGAGCGgtggggcggggcctgggggATCAGGGCCTGAGAGGGACAGACTGGGGGGCGGGGCTGGGAGGGAGAAACTAGAGGAGCGGGGCGGGGCCTGGGAGGGCGGGGTCTAGAAGGGAGAGACCGTAGGGGTGGGGCGGGGCCTGGGAGGGAGAGACTGGGGGCGGGGCCCGGGAGGGAGAGACTTGGGGGGCGGGGCTGGGCCTGAGAGGGCGGGGCCTGGGAGGGAGAAACTGGAAGGGCGGGGGCGGTGACAGCGGGAGGGGCGGGGCCCGGAGGCGGGGCGTTTGCTCACGTCGTCCAGTAGCGGAGGGAGGCGCGGTCCCAGCTCCGCGCTCAGGAGCCGCACAGGCGCCCGGGGCCGCAGCAGGAGCCTCCTCAGGGCGCCCAGCGCTGCACCCACGAGCCGCGCGTCGCCTTCGCCCAGTGCGCCCAGGAGCGCCGGCAGCAGCGTGCTCACGTGCCGCACCTGCTGGGACTCGGGGTCAGCCTCTTGCAGACCTCGCCGCCAGACCTCGCCGCGACCGGGCCAAGCCCCTCTccacccctccccttctctcACCTTCCTGCGATTCAGCGCGAGGTGGCCCAGGCCCAGCAGGCCCAACCAGCGCACAGTGGGTTCCGGGTCTCCCTGCCAGGTGAGGAGTCGCTCCAGGATGACCTCCTCCCGCAGGAGCCGTGCGGTGGGCCGGCTCTGCAACAGCTAGGCGAGGCACACAGGGTCAGCACGCCCGCGGTCCCCGTGCAGACCGCTGCGACTCAGGGATCAAGTCCAGGATCACCCTTCACCACCCATCCGGGAAGCAGGCTCACCCCTGTGAAGAAGGCCATAGCCGTGAGACGCTGCGGGTCGTCCGCGCTGCGAAGCCGAGGAAGCAAGTCTGCGAAGAGGCCTCGCAGGTGGTGGTCGGCATGTGCTACCATAGCACTGGGGTAGGTGGAAATGGGAGCTCTCGCTCCGCTTGGCGGCcttactcctcgagaagagcccATCCCAACACCACCCTCATGCCCCTGCCTTTTCCCTGTCCCCCTGCCCAGCACCTGGCCAGCAACGACTCTCTTCCTGGTGTGACACCCTGGGgcccctcctcaccctcctcacCTGGGgcccctcctcaccctcctcgCCCTCCTCACCTGGCCAGCAGCAGGACGCCCTCCAGGTGGGTGTGGGCTCCCAccagcctcctccagcctcctgccTGCTCCATGCATGTAACCACCATGCGGCCTCCATCCCCGCTGAGCAGGGCCTTCAAGGCCTCCAGGGCGCAGCTGGTGGTGGGGACAGTGAGCAGGTGGGCAGTGGGAGCTGAGagggtgacagcatgctggcccGCCCCACGTAACCTGGTGTTGCCTCTCACCTGGCGTGGCTGTGCGGTGGCCCTCGGTGGGACAGAACCCAAATCTTGGGCATGTCGGGGGAGCACGGGCTGCGGGCCAGCTTGTGCAGCTGTGTGACCAGTGCAAGCAGCAGATGTGGGTAGAAGCCCCTCGTGGCTCCCACGCAGCCTGAAACAGCCAGCATCTCCCCAAGAGCACGTGTGGCCTGCGGAGCGAGTGGCCCACTCAGGCCTGGGGCACGCCTGGAGCTGCGCTGGGCAGCACAGGGACAGGCGTGCTGTCGACAGGATGGGGACAGCCTCAGACACGCGTGGGACATTCCAGGAGCAGTTACCTAGGTGCAAACTCCCTATCACCACCCTCCCCCCCCCATCCCCCGCAcccgcccctgcccccaccccctggtAATGGCTGGAGCCACCTACCGCCAGCGCCTGGGGCTCAGGCCCTGAAGCACCCTTCAGCGCCCACAGCAGTTGCACCAGCACCTGCCCATTTACACGCTGGTTACGGCTTAGGCTGCGCCAGAGCTCGGCTGCTGCCCTGAGGGTTTGGAGGGGGCTGGTGTGAGACAAGAGATGGGTGGGCGTCCAGGGGATGTAGGGAGTCCCCAGCCAGGGTGGAGGCAGCCAGTAGGACTCCagcaggggaggggcaggaaaCCACCACCCCCATCTCCCCCCATCCCCAAATCTCAGAGAAACAAATGAAGTGTGAATTGTGCAGACCACAACATAGCCCGTCTCAAGCTAGCTGCAGGGTGGGGACCCAATGGGAGTCCCGTTGGGTCAGCGACAGTGAAATAAACCTggcactatttaaaaaaaaaaattgccacagAGAATAAAACCAAAGATAACTTCTGGGGCAAATTAACCGAAGAGCCAGGGGTGTCCAGGCACGTTAGCCCCCCAGCCTCATTCACCCCACTCCGGAGCCAACCCTAGGACGGTCTCCAGGGGAGGCCACCGGAAGATAGCAGGCGGCTCCAAGAGAGGAGCCCAGCATCAGAAACTCTGTGGCAGGAGCGTGGGGGGAGTTTGCGGAGCTAAAAGTGAGGGGAGCGGGAATGGATAGG contains these protein-coding regions:
- the MROH6 gene encoding maestro heat-like repeat-containing protein family member 6; the protein is MAGGVWGRGRGREAPVGALTLTALTEGIRARQGQPQGPPSTGPQPNSWEVKPEAEPQTEALTAPSEAEPGRGATVPEAGSEPCSPNSALEPAPEGPHQVPQSSWEEGVLADLALYTAACLEEAGFAGTQATALTLSSALEARGERLEDQVHALVRGLLAQVPSLAEGRPWRAALRVLSALALEHARDVVCALLPRSLPPDRAAAELWRSLSRNQRVNGQVLVQLLWALKGASGPEPQALAATRALGEMLAVSGCVGATRGFYPHLLLALVTQLHKLARSPCSPDMPKIWVLSHRGPPHSHASCALEALKALLSGDGGRMVVTCMEQAGGWRRLVGAHTHLEGVLLLASAMVAHADHHLRGLFADLLPRLRSADDPQRLTAMAFFTGLLQSRPTARLLREEVILERLLTWQGDPEPTVRWLGLLGLGHLALNRRKVRHVSTLLPALLGALGEGDARLVGAALGALRRLLLRPRAPVRLLSAELGPRLPPLLDDTRDSIRASAVGLLGTLVRRGRGGLRLGLRGPLRKLVLQSLVPLLLRLHDPSRDAAESSEWTLARCDQAFCWGLLEEMVTVAHYDSTEALSHLCCRLVQRYPGHVPNFLSQTQGYLRSPQDPLRRAAAVLIGFLVHHASPGRVNQDLLDSLFQDLGRLQSDPEPAVAAAAHVSAQQVAMLARARGRPRGPRLLRIAPRPARPPPVFADSPFQRRRVADRWGCSGPRRA